The window TGACCGAGCTGAAGATGCGGCAGCGCAACTACGGGCTGCTCGAGGAGCTGAACACGCGGCCCCGCACGACGTATCTCGCGGCGATCCGCAATCCGAACCCGGAAATCGAGCCGGCGGAGCAGCATGGCGAACGATCACACTCCTAGCGAGGTCGCGGACGCGGCGGCGTACCGGATCCCTCCGGTCATCCAGCCTGGCCACAGCTTCGGGACGATCACGGACAAGATCGCCGCGATCGTCCTGACGAAGCACACGCCGGTCGTGTGGTTCGTCGTGGCGGGCATCGGCTTCCTGATGACGCTGATGCTGTTCGCGTCGCTCACCAAGCTGCTCTTCACGGGCATCGCCATCTGGGGCAACAACCAGCCGGTGGGGTGGGCGTTCGACATCATCAACTTCGTCTGGTGGATCGGCATCGGCCACGCGGGGACGCTGATTTCGGCGATCCTGCTGCTGTTCCGCCAGAGCTGGCGGACGTCGATCAATCGCTTCGCCGAGGCGATGACGCTGTTCGCCGTGGCGTGCGCGGCGCTGTACCCGCTCGTGCACACCGGCCGGCCGTGGCTCGCGGCCTACTGGCTGTTCCCGTACCCGAACACGATGAACATGTGGCCGCAGTTCAGGAGCCCGCTGATCTGGGACGTGTTCGCGGTCTCCACCTACGGCACCGTCTCCCTGCTCTTCTGGTACACGGGGCTGATTCCGGACCTGGCGACGCTGCGCGATCGCGCGGAGAACCGGGTGGCCCGGACCATGTACGGGGTCTTCGCGCTGGGCTGGCGCGGATCGGCGCAGCACTGGTACCGCTACGAGACGGCGTACCTGCTGCTCGCGGGCCTCTCCACGCCGCTGGTCCTGTCGGTGCACTCGGTCGTGAGCTTCGACTTCGCGGTGGGTATCCTGCCCGGCTGGCACGCGACGATCTTCCCCCCCTATTTCGTGGCGGGGGCCATTTACGCCGGCTTCGCGATGGTGCTGACGCTCGCGATCCCGCTTCGCGCGATGTTCTCGCTGCACGACTTCATCACCGACCGGCACCTCGACAACATGGCGAAGGTGATGCTGGTCACCGGCCTGATCGTGGTGTACGGCTACGCGATGGAGGCGTTCTTCGCCTGGTACAGCGCGAACCAGTTCGAGGCCTACATGATCGAGAACCGCATGACGGGTCCGTACTGGTGGTCGTACTGGATGCTGATCTTCTGCAACGGCCTCGTGCCGCAGCTGATGTGGGTCAAGCGGTTCCGGACGAACACGGCGATCCTCTTCATCGTGTCGCTCGTCGTGGGCGTGGGCATGTGGCTCGAGCGGTTCGTCATCATCGTCACGAGCCTGCATCGGGACTTCCTCCCCTCGTCGTGGGACATGTACTACCCCACGCGGTGGGACTTCGCGACCTTCTTCGGCACGATCGGCCTGTTCATCACGCTGATGTTCCTGTTCGTGCGCGTGCTGCCGATGATTTCGATCTTCGAGATGCGGACGCTGCTGCCCGAAGCCAAGGTGAAGGAGGAGGCTCATGGCTGAGACCTCCCGCGTCCCGCCGATCTACGGCCTGCTCGCGGAGTTCGAGACGCCCCAGGCGCTCGTGACCGCCGCCACGAAAGTGCGCGACGCGGGCTACCGCCGCATCGACGCGTTCTCCCCGTTCCCCATCGAGGAGCTGGCCGACGCCATCGGCTTCCGCGATCGGCGCCTGCCGATGTTCGTGCTGGTGGGCGGCCTGGCGGGCATGGTGGCGGGGCTCGGCCTCGAGTACTGGGTGTCGGCGGTGGCGTACCCGCTGAATATTGGCGGCCGGCCGCACGCCTCGTGGCCGTCGTTCATCCCGGTGGCCTTCGAGACGACGATCCTCTGTGCGGCCTTCGCGGCGGTATTCGGCATGCTGGCGCTCAACGGGCTGCCGATGCCGTATCACCCCGTGTTCAACGCGCCGCGTTTCAGCGCCGCGACCCGCGACCGGTTCTTCCTGGTGGTGGAGGCGACGGATCCGAAGTTCGACCGGATGCAGACGAGGAAGCTGTTCGACGATCTGCACGCGCGCGAGGTGACCGAGCTTGCACACTGAGAAAAGGGGGTCGGGAGCCTTTGTCCTCCCGACGCCCCGTGAAAAAAGGCGCCCGACCCCTTTTTCACTGCTGTGTTGCCTCCTGGCGGCCGCGTCGCTCGTCGCGTGCCGGCAGGACATGCACGACCAGCCGAAGTACGAGCCGCTGGAGCCGGCGGCGTTGTTCACCGACGGCCAGTCGGCGCGTCCGCCGGTTGAAGGCACCGTCGCGCGCGGGCAACTCAACGAGGACGAGCTGTTCACGACAGGCAAGAGCGGAGGGGCGCTGTCGAACGAGTTCCCCTACGCGGTCACGCGCGAGATGGTGGACCGCGGGCAGGAACGCTACGACATCTTCTGCGCGCCGTGCCACGACCGAGCGGGCACCGGGCGCGGCATGGTCGTG is drawn from Acidobacteriota bacterium and contains these coding sequences:
- the nrfD gene encoding polysulfide reductase NrfD; translation: MANDHTPSEVADAAAYRIPPVIQPGHSFGTITDKIAAIVLTKHTPVVWFVVAGIGFLMTLMLFASLTKLLFTGIAIWGNNQPVGWAFDIINFVWWIGIGHAGTLISAILLLFRQSWRTSINRFAEAMTLFAVACAALYPLVHTGRPWLAAYWLFPYPNTMNMWPQFRSPLIWDVFAVSTYGTVSLLFWYTGLIPDLATLRDRAENRVARTMYGVFALGWRGSAQHWYRYETAYLLLAGLSTPLVLSVHSVVSFDFAVGILPGWHATIFPPYFVAGAIYAGFAMVLTLAIPLRAMFSLHDFITDRHLDNMAKVMLVTGLIVVYGYAMEAFFAWYSANQFEAYMIENRMTGPYWWSYWMLIFCNGLVPQLMWVKRFRTNTAILFIVSLVVGVGMWLERFVIIVTSLHRDFLPSSWDMYYPTRWDFATFFGTIGLFITLMFLFVRVLPMISIFEMRTLLPEAKVKEEAHG
- a CDS encoding DUF3341 domain-containing protein, which produces MAETSRVPPIYGLLAEFETPQALVTAATKVRDAGYRRIDAFSPFPIEELADAIGFRDRRLPMFVLVGGLAGMVAGLGLEYWVSAVAYPLNIGGRPHASWPSFIPVAFETTILCAAFAAVFGMLALNGLPMPYHPVFNAPRFSAATRDRFFLVVEATDPKFDRMQTRKLFDDLHAREVTELAH
- a CDS encoding cytochrome c; amino-acid sequence: MHDQPKYEPLEPAALFTDGQSARPPVEGTVARGQLNEDELFTTGKSGGALSNEFPYAVTREMVDRGQERYDIFCAPCHDRAGTGRGMVVRRGYRQPPSLHDQRLRDAPAGHLFDVITNGFGQMPDYRAQVPAADRWAIAAYVRALQGAGQAPPASAQAPAAPQERH